The following are from one region of the Paenibacillus sp. JZ16 genome:
- a CDS encoding LCP family protein has translation MTKKTKKTIIWSVSLILAAIIGYGIYYAASFYDGLQSLQKSGESSPFREIEKVDAKVPAPPEWEGTETVNILLMGVDARGFEEGEIPRSDSMLVASIDPVKKKMHLFSILRDTYVEIPGYDRNRINTAITHGPNTAMKAVGDLLGIPVQYYVYTDFQGFMKLVDSVGGVDFYVEKDMNYSSKADKNEYDIELKQGMQHLDGNAALQYVRFRYDAMGDFTRTERQRELLKAVAKKMQTTTSIMKLPDILKSVSPYIDTNLDVEDMWKLANVAYKSKMSGSEQVPPMKLLKEEHIGGAAVLTVGNSDTLKQYIQDILNPPTPDPETEGSQGTDSNSETTGSENDDSENGHSDSSTVPSATTDRN, from the coding sequence ATGACCAAAAAAACAAAGAAGACGATTATATGGAGTGTCAGCCTCATCCTTGCCGCTATTATTGGTTATGGCATTTATTATGCGGCATCGTTCTACGACGGCTTGCAAAGTCTTCAGAAATCAGGTGAATCCTCCCCTTTTCGTGAAATCGAAAAGGTAGATGCCAAAGTTCCGGCACCACCCGAGTGGGAAGGAACGGAGACGGTTAACATTCTGCTGATGGGCGTGGATGCGCGCGGTTTTGAGGAAGGCGAAATTCCTCGATCCGACAGTATGCTTGTTGCCTCGATTGATCCCGTGAAGAAGAAAATGCACTTGTTCTCTATTTTGCGCGATACTTACGTAGAAATACCCGGATATGACCGAAACCGAATCAATACGGCCATTACACACGGCCCGAATACGGCCATGAAGGCTGTTGGCGATCTGCTGGGCATTCCGGTTCAATACTACGTCTATACGGATTTCCAGGGTTTCATGAAGCTGGTTGATTCCGTTGGCGGAGTTGATTTCTATGTTGAGAAGGACATGAATTATTCCAGTAAAGCAGACAAAAACGAATACGACATCGAACTGAAGCAAGGCATGCAGCATCTGGATGGCAATGCGGCGCTGCAATATGTCCGGTTCCGCTATGATGCGATGGGCGACTTTACCCGCACCGAGCGTCAGCGCGAGCTCTTGAAGGCCGTAGCCAAGAAAATGCAGACCACCACTTCCATCATGAAGCTTCCGGACATTCTGAAGTCCGTCAGCCCTTATATCGATACCAATCTCGATGTTGAGGATATGTGGAAGCTTGCGAACGTTGCCTACAAGAGTAAAATGAGCGGCAGCGAACAGGTGCCTCCGATGAAGCTCCTGAAGGAAGAACATATCGGCGGGGCAGCCGTTCTAACGGTCGGCAATTCGGATACGCTGAAACAGTATATCCAGGACATCTTAAATCCGCCAACGCCTGATCCTGAGACAGAAGGCAGCCAAGGTACGGACAGCAATTCTGAAACCACTGGTTCTGAGAATGACGATTCTGAGAATGGTCATTCGGATAGCTCTACTGTTCCATCTGCAACAACGGATCGTAACTAA
- a CDS encoding DUF1641 domain-containing protein, protein MTETSSPQPSETPENVVGNQEAAASSRPDVLLEQLLKPEVQESLTTLVDNLPKLTEMLTVMTKAYDFGKSVATDPVLAEDTMASLSGFAKPITTAAKSVASAAIEAGDRVHAQGDQAQIGVFGLMKMLKDPQVQKGLRYAQAFLDVLNERDQQNKR, encoded by the coding sequence ATGACAGAAACATCTTCTCCACAGCCGTCCGAAACTCCGGAAAATGTTGTAGGAAACCAAGAAGCTGCGGCGTCCAGCCGTCCTGATGTGCTGCTCGAACAACTGCTCAAGCCCGAGGTTCAGGAATCCCTCACAACTCTCGTGGACAATCTTCCAAAACTTACGGAAATGCTGACCGTCATGACTAAAGCTTATGACTTCGGTAAATCCGTAGCTACGGATCCCGTGCTTGCGGAAGACACCATGGCTTCCCTTAGCGGATTCGCGAAGCCAATCACGACAGCAGCAAAAAGCGTTGCATCTGCAGCCATCGAAGCCGGAGACCGTGTACACGCTCAAGGCGACCAAGCTCAGATCGGCGTATTTGGTCTGATGAAAATGCTGAAAGATCCTCAGGTTCAAAAGGGTCTTCGCTATGCTCAGGCTTTTTTGGACGTTCTTAACGAGCGCGACCAACAAAACAAGCGTTAA
- a CDS encoding polysaccharide deacetylase family protein, with protein MKNMVRVTSIAVFFGVLALLIMIGMGLEVQRPIDIYVEQAPLASAPMTVTRQDVQVKPEEANLPIVTTAFKNTPAANAAPVQYKKQSDKTVYLTFDDGPSDLTLDVLDILKREGIKGTFFVLGKEAETRPEIINRIYEEGHVIGNHTYDHRYDELYGHFQDFWGQIKKTEEIIRLITGERPQLVRAPGGRPDILMKPIFNT; from the coding sequence ATGAAAAATATGGTGCGGGTAACATCAATTGCGGTATTTTTCGGCGTGTTGGCATTGCTGATCATGATCGGTATGGGGCTTGAGGTCCAGCGGCCGATAGACATATATGTGGAACAGGCTCCTCTGGCATCGGCGCCAATGACAGTAACTCGGCAGGATGTACAGGTTAAGCCCGAAGAGGCCAACCTGCCAATCGTCACGACTGCATTCAAGAATACACCGGCCGCGAACGCCGCACCTGTTCAATATAAGAAACAAAGTGACAAAACGGTATACCTGACATTTGACGACGGGCCATCGGATCTGACGCTGGATGTTCTGGATATTTTGAAGCGCGAAGGAATTAAAGGCACATTTTTTGTACTGGGCAAGGAGGCGGAGACCCGTCCCGAAATTATCAACCGCATCTATGAGGAAGGCCATGTGATTGGGAATCATACATATGATCATCGTTATGACGAGCTCTACGGGCATTTTCAGGATTTCTGGGGGCAGATTAAGAAAACGGAGGAAATCATTCGTTTAATTACGGGGGAACGGCCGCAGCTGGTCAGAGCTCCCGGGGGACGGCCGGACATTTTGATGAAGCCTATTTTCAATACATGA
- a CDS encoding stalk domain-containing protein has protein sequence MKQGGYHVFDWNVDSGDSKYRGVPVKDIVKGATTKVNGNEAIVLLHDGKGHAESVKALPEIISYYKKQGYAFDVLSTEVQPVQFRAQQSARKASQPSKQWIREHVTANAALFETGRTLAVEFGGMETAFAAGEYKMVDGRLMVPLRSLVERLGGSVTWKSHNKTVQVTLAGNRWEADPVGGLLFPMQTGGKPVSSDIHLIGGTAWIPLREALDFSGRPVTRVTYEESEYRVLTL, from the coding sequence ATGAAGCAGGGGGGATATCATGTATTCGATTGGAACGTCGACAGCGGCGATTCCAAGTATCGAGGCGTTCCGGTTAAAGACATCGTCAAAGGGGCAACCACGAAAGTGAATGGCAATGAGGCGATCGTGCTTCTTCATGACGGTAAAGGGCATGCTGAGAGCGTCAAGGCCCTTCCGGAGATTATTTCCTATTATAAAAAGCAAGGTTATGCCTTTGACGTATTGTCTACTGAAGTCCAGCCTGTTCAATTTCGTGCACAGCAGAGTGCACGTAAGGCTTCGCAGCCTTCAAAGCAGTGGATTCGCGAACATGTCACAGCCAATGCCGCGCTATTTGAGACCGGGAGAACGCTGGCTGTGGAATTTGGAGGAATGGAGACTGCATTCGCGGCAGGTGAATACAAAATGGTGGACGGCCGGTTGATGGTACCGCTGCGTTCCCTGGTGGAGCGGCTCGGCGGAAGCGTGACCTGGAAGTCTCACAACAAGACGGTGCAGGTGACACTTGCAGGGAATCGCTGGGAAGCGGACCCGGTGGGTGGATTGCTATTCCCCATGCAAACAGGGGGCAAACCGGTGTCTTCGGATATTCATTTGATCGGCGGTACCGCTTGGATTCCGCTTCGGGAAGCGCTTGACTTTTCCGGCCGCCCTGTTACAAGAGTTACATATGAAGAAAGCGAGTATCGCGTTCTAACTTTGTAG
- the bcp gene encoding thioredoxin-dependent thiol peroxidase, which yields MRLIADQTQLTVGSLVPDFSLPASNGEKVALSDFRGRKVVLFFYPKNMTPTCTEEACSFRDHYGSLEQAGAVVIGISPDPLKSHAKFIDKHSLPYLLLSDEEHKVSEMFDVWQMKKMFGREYMGIVRSTFLIDEQGKLAAEWRKVKVKGHVEAVLAAVLS from the coding sequence TTGAGACTTATCGCAGATCAAACGCAGTTGACAGTTGGAAGCCTGGTGCCGGATTTTTCACTTCCGGCTTCGAACGGGGAGAAGGTAGCTTTAAGCGATTTTCGTGGACGTAAAGTCGTGCTGTTCTTCTATCCGAAAAATATGACCCCAACCTGCACGGAAGAGGCTTGCAGCTTCCGGGACCATTATGGAAGCTTGGAGCAGGCAGGGGCAGTCGTGATCGGGATTAGCCCGGATCCTCTGAAATCCCATGCCAAATTCATCGATAAGCATAGCCTGCCCTACTTGCTCTTGTCTGATGAGGAGCATAAGGTAAGCGAAATGTTTGACGTGTGGCAGATGAAGAAGATGTTCGGCCGCGAGTATATGGGTATTGTACGCTCGACCTTCCTAATTGATGAGCAGGGAAAGCTGGCCGCCGAGTGGCGGAAAGTGAAAGTAAAAGGTCATGTCGAAGCGGTTCTCGCAGCCGTGCTGTCATAG
- a CDS encoding NAD(P)/FAD-dependent oxidoreductase: MSKHILILGGGYGGLLSALSAREHFGAAAKITLINRFPTHQIITELHRLAAGNIAEKAVALPLDKLLRGANVDLRIGNVKEIKPDERSVSLDDGGNFTYDALVIALGSETAFFGIPGLQENSFILKSVNDANRLRAHVESRIAEYSKTKNKADATIVVGGGGLTGVELVGEYADMRSELARKYGIDPQEITLYCVEAAPSILPGFPAELVDRATTSLQKRGVNFLTGLPITKMDGTTVELKDGSTIETSTLVWTGGVQGNSVVANCGIEVNRGRAVVNEFLQSASHPDVYVAGDSAVVMGPEGRPYPPTAQLAWQMGELIGYNIFAQLNGGAPASFTPVFSGTLGSLGRKDAIGTIGANKTQLKGLPATLMKEASNMRYLSHINGLFTLAY; the protein is encoded by the coding sequence ATGTCTAAACATATTTTAATTTTGGGCGGAGGCTATGGCGGCTTGCTTAGTGCGCTTTCTGCACGCGAGCATTTTGGTGCTGCTGCAAAAATCACGCTGATCAACCGTTTCCCAACCCATCAGATCATTACGGAATTGCACCGTCTGGCAGCAGGCAACATCGCAGAGAAAGCAGTAGCTTTGCCGCTCGACAAGCTTCTGCGCGGCGCGAACGTTGACCTGCGCATCGGCAACGTAAAGGAAATCAAGCCGGATGAGCGTTCGGTTTCCCTCGATGACGGCGGAAACTTCACCTATGATGCCCTGGTTATCGCACTGGGCAGCGAAACGGCATTCTTCGGCATTCCGGGACTGCAAGAGAACAGCTTCATTCTGAAGTCCGTGAACGATGCTAATCGTCTGCGTGCTCATGTGGAGTCCCGCATTGCGGAATACAGCAAAACGAAAAACAAAGCGGACGCTACCATCGTGGTTGGCGGCGGCGGCTTGACTGGCGTTGAGCTTGTTGGTGAATATGCCGATATGAGAAGCGAGCTGGCTCGAAAATACGGTATCGACCCACAAGAAATCACGCTTTATTGTGTTGAAGCAGCTCCTTCGATTCTGCCGGGCTTCCCTGCTGAATTGGTTGACCGCGCGACTACAAGCCTGCAGAAACGCGGCGTGAACTTCCTGACCGGATTGCCGATCACCAAAATGGACGGTACAACCGTTGAACTGAAAGACGGCAGCACGATCGAAACCAGCACATTGGTATGGACTGGCGGCGTACAGGGCAACTCCGTTGTGGCTAACTGCGGCATCGAAGTCAATCGCGGACGTGCGGTTGTTAACGAATTCCTGCAATCCGCATCTCACCCTGATGTATACGTTGCAGGCGACAGCGCGGTGGTTATGGGACCAGAAGGTCGTCCATACCCGCCAACGGCACAGCTTGCATGGCAAATGGGCGAGCTGATCGGCTACAACATCTTCGCTCAATTGAACGGCGGCGCACCAGCTTCGTTCACACCGGTATTCTCCGGTACGCTCGGCAGCTTGGGACGTAAAGATGCCATCGGTACCATTGGCGCTAACAAGACCCAATTGAAAGGTCTGCCTGCAACCTTGATGAAGGAAGCAAGTAACATGCGTTACCTGTCCCACATCAACGGTTTGTTTACACTGGCTTACTAA